Within Coregonus clupeaformis isolate EN_2021a chromosome 20, ASM2061545v1, whole genome shotgun sequence, the genomic segment CCAATGTGAGTTTGATAACAGTATATAACATAGATTATATTCAAGACATAGGGGGGCCAATCCATTACATAGTTCACAGACAACGAATAGCAGAGTCATCATCAGCCTCATCTGATGTAACTCCTGGCTTTTTGTCATAAAAGTATATCATCATCATACcatctgatatgctgctgagagagaTAACCTTCATGGACCACACCATCTCATTCTTCTGAGTTCTTGTACTACAGAAGGTGACCAATAAGTGTGTACAATGGCAGTTTAATTGTTGACAATTTGTCCTTTAGCCTTCACCTTTACCTATATACGGAACGACGTACTGTACACCTACGTCAGCTTGGCAAGAATCACAACTGTTGACTTGCATCAGTTTCTAAACCGCAATGTCATCGATCATTGCAAAAAAAGAGCCATCCGGATTGGAACCCTGATATCTTAACCTGAGAGTCTGATTCTTTCAGAAGAAGCAAACACAAGCTTGACCTCACTCAAACAGAGCTTCTCTCCTCTGCCTCGCCATCTATTTTCCTCCCAACAAGCATCTAAAAAGAGCAGAGCAGTTAGATTCTAAGGCGGTTTCTATTTCTGCCAGTAATGAGATCAGTTCTCACTCAGACCGCAGCACCAGCAGAGGACAGGAGCAGGGTCACCTTCCATACCGAGTACATAACCTGCAGTCTCACTCCCAGCCCTGGCTCTGTATACTGCAGGATTAATGTAGGCTTACTATTATTACAACAGAATAGTGGCTTTAACACTTTACCAGAGACATATAGGTACGCACACAGtcatgcatacacacaaacacgttgcacacacacacatgcacaccagtggaggctggtgggaggagctataggaggacgggcttatTGAAATGGCTTGAATGGAACAAATGGAACCGTATctaacatatggaaaccacgtttgactctgttccattcattccattccagtcattacaatgagcccgtcctcctatagctcctcccaccagcctccactgacgcacacacaaacgtacaaatgcacgcacacacacacacattttagcaGCTTATTGGTGGACAAAAGTTAAAATCCTAAATTAAAAGGCAGttccaaataaaaaacaacattgTTGAAAAACCAAAGGACTGAAAACTAGGGAACTAGTGTTAACTAGGGAATGTATTGAAAAAGCATGGCATCATCCTCCTCTTCAGCTAAGGCTTCATTCATTCTGGTGACAAACACAGAACCAAATCACTTTGATCTCCAGTTGAAAAGGTCAGGTTTTCCTGTGACCTCAAACTGCAGGTTTTAATAGTCTGAATCCTTTCCCAGATGGAGGCGTGGTGATGTTCTTCTTGACTTCACTGAGCTAATCTAACAGGACTACAGCCAGTGCACATAGTCTGTACGCACACCAGAGGGCGCTGTTGCAGTCCATTTCTGACAGGCCAGTTCAGTTGGATAAAATGTGCTTGCTGGAATTAAAGAAAGATAAAAACCACTGATGGTTCTTTTGGACTTCAGCTGTGCCACTCATCCTCCTGGTGGGGTTTAGGCCTAACGCTTAATCACCACCTGTTCATATGCACCAGCACCAACCCTAAAACAAACAGGACAAATTAGCAATTACAATCCATCATCTAAGTAAGTACCTGAGTGAGGGGTGAAAATGGGTTGAATTTAAATAAGCATTTTATGTAATAATTTAATAAACAAATCTATAAATGAATAAATGTGATATATCCTATTTTAAGTTTAAGTTATTGTGAGCGTAACTGTGTTAAAGACTTAGGCTACCTGGTAGGCAGGTGATGGCTTCCAAGGGCAGTGCTTCCTCCGGGACCGACAAACAACCGCAGGCCTtcctctgaaacacacacagaaacagacacacagaaactTTGAGTGGCATTTGTGGTGAAACAGCTTTAATTTATTTAGCAGATGGAACATCAACACTCCTCATCAGGAGCCTGGTTGCTAGGCGATCCAAAAATGAATCCAGTATTGACAGGAGCATTCTAATTCAAGCAGCATTGTGCTCGTTGTAGAGGAGGCCGGGACCTTGAAGAGTATCAGCAACACAATCCTTCCTCAGTAGAGATACATTAAAAACATGCTGATAGAAACCCCATCAACCCCCTCTGCATAGGGTTTTCTCACACCCACCAACCATGGTAAGAAACTACTCCACCACTGAGGTCACCAAGGTGGAGGCAACTTCATTACtattactttatttttactttattattattattaatataattTATTATTATTGCAGCTGCTACTTCATTAAAGCCATTAGATGCAGTTTAACATAGCGCACTGCGCTTTATTACGGAATACAATTTTAGtgctcatcactgcattctctaccagaaagttggttggccctctttgatgtcacgtagGTGGATACAATgttatgttttcatttataaagcccttttacaaaaagtcccactgtacctaacatctttactaaactttagacatatgAGTTACCACACccagtctcagggatggctaactctggaaattcctttggtctctactgagttaggtaaatcagcttttagttttcttgcaccttatttgttTAACGATCTTCAAAATGTTCTGGTTCCTCTaaggcaattcagaaagctgattgaggaccttattactgatcaatgtgtttgttttttatgaccctgcttgcatgttgtatttatattttgatgtgtgtattttctgtcatTTATGTAATTCAGGACTCATCTGTAAaaaagaccttggtctcagtatgactccccgataaaataaaggttaaattattTAATATTTTAATTACAACTAATTTGTATTGACAATTTTCCCGGTAACTTGTATAAAGTATTTGAATTAATCACTGATAAATACTGGTGTAAATGTTATTGGAATGGAGTGTAATTTAACTTCATGAATTCTAATACCACATCTCAAACATGCTTTCAACTTTATTTGTAGACCCAGACTACAATTTCAGAGGTAGAACTGCCTGTAGAGGTAGAACTACCCCTCTAAGATCAAACTATAACCTGCCTTGATCTCTGACTGGCTCTGTAACTTGGTATCTGACTAGGTCCTTAGGTACCTTCATGGCTGGAGTCCAGCAGGCTGGGGGTGAAGTCTTGACTCTGAAGGATCTTCTCCACCACGTCATCAGCATCCACCCTCGATGCCTCCACCCTCATCATCTGACCTTCCATGGAGCCTTGCTTCACCAGGTGTCTGGTGGTGAGACATACAGGATCAAGTTACAACACCTAGGTTACATGTAGTCTCTTCAGATAAAAAGTGGTAtcttatttttgttatttttgtgtgacATCCGTGATGCTGAGAATGTTGTGTAACAAGAGTGACTAGTCCAATAAGTCAGAAATGTCATTGAGATACAGTAATGTACAGACTGTTGCTGCCTTAGGCTACCTCTCTGGTATCTCAGTACAGCAGCTTGCTCAGGTGTGAGGTCGTTTATTTATTAATCCTTTGTTTAATTACTAAGTCAACATTGAGATTACAGAATATTTTTTTCAAGATAGCATTAGCATCAGGATCATTGATCAGGGGAGTCTCTCAGAGTCACCTGTTGAGGCGTTCGCAGGACGAGGCGCTCTTCACCGGGGTGTCTGTACAGGAGCCAGTGGTACTGGTGGGGGTGCGGTGTTCAGGCAGGGCTGTGCAGGCTGATGCCCCAGCAGTAGGGGGCATCATCCCCATCCTGgcttccctgtctcctctctcccccctctcccggTCCCTGCTCTCCCTCTGGTCCCTGGTGTCCCTAGTGTCGTCAGAGGGCTCCAGGATACTGGCGATGCCGGTGGAGGCACTGCCCACAGAAGTGTTCCTGCGGTGGGTACACTCTGACAGGCTGGAGGAGCGCGAGTGACCTGTGCTGTAGCCTGGGGTGGAGAGGGCCAGAGGGACAGAGGGCCAGAGGGACAGAGGGCCAGAGGGACAGAGGGCCAGAGGGACAGAGGGCCAGAGggccagagggacagagggacagagggccaGAGGGACAGAGGGCCAGAGggccagagggacagagggacagagggccagaggggttagagggacagagggccagagggacagagggccagagggacagagggccagagggacagagggacagagggccagagggacagagggacagagggacagagggacagagggacagagggccaGAGGGCCAGAGGGACAGAGGGCCAGAGGGACAGAGggccagagggacagagggacagagggacagagggccagaggggttagagggacagagggacagagggccagagggacagagggcccagagggacagagggacagagggccagagggacagagggacagagggacagagggccagagggacagaggggtAATGGCAAGGAGGTTAGAGCCCACACAAGCATTCAGACACATAGGCAGGCTACTTCAAAATATTGATAATTAGTATCAATAAGCATTAACATAAAGGCATAATGCACATACTCACACACTAAGTACATGGTCactcatatacacacaaacacaaaaaagAGTCACAAGCTTGCATACACCATGTCAATTAGGTGACATAAATTATTCACCATTTTAGAGAACAGTTTTGTGTTATGGAAAAGGACTCAGTGTGTAGCAGATTGAAGCCTTGCGGCGTGATCAATGATTTAGCAGCAGAGAGATGGATGCTAGCCTAGCGCCCACACACTCACATGGCATTCATGTCTGCAGGAAACTGTTAATGCAGAGACACTGCAGTCTCAATGTACTGCTAGCTAGTTAGGTTACGGTGAAGAGAACAAATCACCCACATACTAATACTCCCCACAGGATCACAACAAGCCAACCACTGTGTGTCTGAAATGACTCTCAAAACGAACCAATATAAAACCAACTCTCCAAACTAAAAAGAAAATAGACTTTTCTCTTGCTTTTATGTCTGTAGGAAGCTACCTCCTTAGAAATGGTAGGAGCGGGTTTATCAGAGTGAGTTGGCTATCAGAGGAGTTGAGTGAACTCCTCACTTCCCTACAGACCCTTCATTATAGGGGATCTGATCTGCCTGTAACAGTGTCTTCATTCACTAGCCAGACCACCTGTGTGTCCGGTTATAGGATACTGATGTCAAGGATTTTATTTGTATTAGTTTACCACAATAAACTAGGTTTCTGATGCAACATagtttattttttaattatagagagatattaccacagCAAAATAGGTTAAGGTTAGATCATAGACATCAGGCATGCAGACAGAGGAATTCAgcaaagtaaaaattgagaaaaagaaaagaGTGAAAAGACGGCGAAAAGCAAAACCCTGAGACAGACAGTTGTACAATGGGCTGTATGGAAGTGACAATAGCCTTACTGGGACTTTGTGTGATGACTAGCTATTTTGTACGTTAGCATGGTTGAGAATGAGACACACAACAGCTAGATCTCCACGCTACATGTTGCATTGTACATTAGCACGGCTGTGTTGGGAGTATGAGGAGGGCCTACCTGAGACTTTAGACTGCTGACTAGCGTAGCTGGATGTTCGGGAATGGCAGGAGCCCCCAAGTTCATCGGAAACAGAGGGACACTTTCCTTCCCGGCTCTCTGTCAGGTTTTTAAAACAGGACATAGGGGTTGGGAATGGGTTGAGAGTGGACTGGGATTACAGTAATATTCCTATAATAGTATTCAGAGTGAAGAGATGAACTAGGGCCAGCCCACTGTGAAAGGGGACCATGTCTATGTTCCCTCAGTCCTGTGCTCACAGGGTGGACCACTGTGATAGCATCCAAACAGACAATAGTAAAGTGGAAACCGATAGTAATCTGTCATCCCGTTACTTACACAACTTAAATCAAAATCACTTTCACTGTGGAcctcccctcccacacacacgTGTGTTCCTATTTTTAACCAATAACCATGTGAGGGTCGGCggcagagagatcagagagagcaTCAAAGAACCAGCCTGAATTATACATGAAAGAGCAGTGCTTTCTGAAGCCTCCTGGGGATGAGAGTACACATCACTTcatagacagagagggagagagagaaagagcgaggggagaggagaagagtggtCTTCTCTTCTACACATGTTGGATATGACACGTTAACAGCAGCTGAATCACACCGAGACAGATTCACATTCCTATATCAGCTGAGGCTTGGATTAAAGATTGAGAGAATCTATAGGTGCAGCTCGTTATACAGCAAGTCAGTCTGCCATTCAATTATGACTGAAGTGAGTCAACGAGAGAATATTATTATTAGTACAGGAACAAATCATCTCAAAGTTACTGCAGCCAGGGAGAAAAGCAGATTTAGATTAATCACAAGAATCAATCACAGAGACTGAGAGGAACAATGGTCAGTAACTAATGCTCCATATACAGTCATTTATATCCAATCATTTTACTTCTGGTTTTCCTCACTCCGGGTCTGTCTTTTCTGAGGCATACAGCTCAGCAGCTGGCAGGGTTTCTTTAAGCCAATGACTCTTAATTGTCAAACAGAAGAAGAAGCAAGTGCCTTGATTAATaggcctacagatgtaggatcttaatttgacctgaattgtcgcagcaaaataatcctgcagcaacaggatttgaacgtttggtccataatgttgcttgatcggtggttaggctattagctggtcaaaatgaggctacatgaaaagtggaatactgttaatataacagtGTATTAGTGCAGGTTTTCAGTGAATTgatgtaaatcacaaagctcatctgcatttcctgcggtgCAGGAAAACTCTCAGCAAtgaacaaaagagtgatcaactTAAGTTCCAACATCTATATATACTCTTGCCTCTGATTTGCCAGAGATGTATTATACCGGACATTTGCCAGACATGTGTTTGTTAAAAGCTGCTATATTTGATGATGCACTCCAAGACTTGCACTGAGGAACGCTGACTGAGTCATATAAACCCACTGTGGTGAGTTCTGTGGGAGAAGAGGAGTCCTAAGGAGTAGTTAGACTCGTCTCGTTTTACCCATGAAGGCCTTCTGGttgtcccctcccttcctctcctccagaAGGCTCTCTGCATCTCCCTGGACGCCGATGAATGTGCCTGTAGAAGGAGGACTGTGGAGGACAAACAGAGGGGATTGGTTCATGCACAGCAACACAAATGACTGAAAATATGATTAAGGAAAGAGTCGTAAGTAAATTCAAGCACCATCACTACATGCAAGTGGTTTTTAATGAAAGCTCTGTCAGTGATTTGCTCTGGTTCTCAGTGTTTTTATGAAACCTTCCAAGACAGCCTGCTttcctcccttttctctctctctcagtgtttgATACTGTCATCTGCCCAAGGCAATAGCACATAATACATTTTGGGGTCATCTCCTGCTCCAGGGGCAGTTGGCGTTCCTTGCCATTTTCCAACACAGACTGGGGCTGAAATAACATATTGTCCACTCTACTTTATCCCAAATATCACCCCGGCCTCTTCAATGCCTCTGCCTCACCCGTCCGCcccactcttctctcctctcaaaGCGGCCTGATTAGAGTATCAGTCAGTCAGGTAAGCTCTGGCATATCAGTGTGGCTGCCTGTGACACTGGGCACTTCACAGTCATCCAGACCCcctagagacagtgagactatagaCCTACCCTGAATGTTAGTCTGCTGTTATAGCCCTGTACAGGATGTGGTACTTGGCCAGCCAACTCAGCTGTGACCACTGTTTCATCGCCCCACCCTGGTCTGCTCTAGTTAAGTTTACACAGGCACAGCAGCTGGGTGCAATCCTCCTCACATTCTTGGAACCGCTCCCACACGAACATGGACATGGGCCAAAATGGCCCTGCGTTAGTGTTGCAGGGATGGAGAGATGAGCACGTCCCCCTGGCTTCATCCCATGTAAAGCCTTCTCTAACGCTGTGCTGATCCCTGACTCCACATGCTACACACTCCTCACACAAACAGTCTAACAGGAAAGCCCTCAAGACCTGGAGTTTATTCAGAAGGATGCAACACCACAGAAATAACTGATACATATCTAAGAACAGACATGATTCTCTGTCATGTCCAAGAGGGACATCTCTCTGTGCAAGATTAGGCCACATTTCTATTTACAACATTGCAACCAACTGAATACGCCCTTggtttgaaatagtatttgcaaACCTTTTCCTTTTGCTAGACTTTACAGTATAACACAGTATTTACTCTAAAGTGGTGGTGACAGTTTTATGTAACCTGAAATGTAGGACACTAAATCAGTGAGGACATGAATTGCTTTCATGGTGAATGCTTAGTTTGAAATGTTCTTTCTCTCACCTACAATCTAAATGACTCCCACTGTGTTCCTActctttattacaaataaatacTATAGAACTATTCTCCTTTCTTAAACCCCCCACACAACTGTAGCCTATCAGAGAGAAGCAGGAAGGAACCCTTGCTGCAGTGTAGGTGGGTGGATAAACATTGGTCTCAAAGGGAAATGCTATGCAAATCTGAATGTGTTTGCTTTACTGTAGGGGGAAATCTGACTGCATTTTCTTCAATTGCATTTTAAACGTTTCTCGTATCTAAACACCACCAAATCATAATAGGCCTTCATTTTATTAGGCCTTCAGTATTATGAAGGCACCACTTACGTTTTAAAACAGGGGTCCCCGGACATCAGTTGTGTGCTGATGATAACCTGTTACAAAAAGAAAGAGGTTTGAGCTCTCTTGACACTGACAGACAAAacctagcctggttccagatctgtttgtgcggtTTAGCCAACTCGCTTGACAATGACCATAAGATAAgaattggcaagacagcacaaatagatctgggaccaggctagaaaaAAACAGCTAAGACTGATATGATATACTGTAATTGATAGAAACCCATCTCTCCCATCAGTACCTTGAGTATAGAATTGTCCTGCCGGGTGTTCTTGGTGTCGTAACCTTCTAGTAGACATCTGCGTGTCGTGTTCCCAGAACCAGCAAACTCAGCCAGGTTCAGGTCTGCAAAGCCAAGCTGAGGAGAGGATCAGGTTAACTTCCAGACAGAGCTGCAGGGTGGTGTTGTGTGCTTTGTTGTTTTTCTCCTATGAATCTCTTTCTGTACCTCAACCTTTCAGTGTCTCTATAGAGAAACCAGAGGAAGAATCTTTGGCTAATCAATTTTCTCTGACTTTATTGATTTAAACCTCTAGGAGAAAATAAAAACCTAATTTACAATTTTTAGTCTCTGGAGCGTAAACTTTAATTGGATATACTGGCTATTATCTAGGTAATTTCCCTTTTAATGTAAAAGCTAATCATTCAAATTTTAATTGTTTAACACCGTAATAAATTAGTGTTTTTTCACTTCCTGTAGGCCTAAGTGTGCATGATGAGAATATTTTTTAGAGGGTAAATATTTTACCACTAGAATAAATAATTGACAGTGTACCACATGGACAGAGCTTAACTGTGACACCAACTCTAGACTACCTGCAGGCAGAGAAGGCAATCTGTTCACTAAGCATAAATGATTCAATGTAACTATGTGTTGGGAAAGAAAGCAAGAAGAGTGTAAAAAGGAATCAATCTGAAACAGTACCTTTGCGTACGTcttcccacccttcagctcctaCCAAATAAAATAGTGAAATCATGAAATCATTTGAATGTAAACAGTGACAAAGCAGCTACCAGTAAACTTTAGAGACATGCCTTATGCCAATCTATTTGCCAGATGAGGTTTTACAACATTAATAGGAACAGAATGTACAGGTTGAATAGGAGTCTGAGGGTCATACCTTCCTGACAGACACGCGGCACACACAGGGGTCCAGCACGCCCGTCCCAGCAGTGGCACTCATCTTACAGGGGAAGGAGAACCTCTTCTTCCAGCGTACACAGTTAGCATGGACCGGCTCCCTGTAGGAGAAATACATAAACGG encodes:
- the fam102bb gene encoding protein FAM102B isoform X2, translating into MDFMMMKKKKFKFKVDFELDELSSVPFVNGVLFCKVRLLDGGFSEESSREPVHANCVRWKKRFSFPCKMSATAGTGVLDPCVCRVSVRKELKGGKTYAKLGFADLNLAEFAGSGNTTRRCLLEGYDTKNTRQDNSILKVIISTQLMSGDPCFKTPPSTGTFIGVQGDAESLLEERKGGDNQKAFMGYSTGHSRSSSLSECTHRRNTSVGSASTGIASILEPSDDTRDTRDQRESRDRERGERGDREARMGMMPPTAGASACTALPEHRTPTSTTGSCTDTPVKSASSCERLNRHLVKQGSMEGQMMRVEASRVDADDVVEKILQSQDFTPSLLDSSHEEEGLRLFVGPGGSTALGSHHLPTRVGAGAYEQVVIKR
- the fam102bb gene encoding protein FAM102B isoform X1, with the protein product MDFMMMKKKKFKFKVDFELDELSSVPFVNGVLFCKVRLLDGGFSEESSREPVHANCVRWKKRFSFPCKMSATAGTGVLDPCVCRVSVRKELKGGKTYAKLGFADLNLAEFAGSGNTTRRCLLEGYDTKNTRQDNSILKVIISTQLMSGDPCFKTPPSTGTFIGVQGDAESLLEERKGGDNQKAFMESREGKCPSVSDELGGSCHSRTSSYASQQSKVSGYSTGHSRSSSLSECTHRRNTSVGSASTGIASILEPSDDTRDTRDQRESRDRERGERGDREARMGMMPPTAGASACTALPEHRTPTSTTGSCTDTPVKSASSCERLNRHLVKQGSMEGQMMRVEASRVDADDVVEKILQSQDFTPSLLDSSHEEEGLRLFVGPGGSTALGSHHLPTRVGAGAYEQVVIKR